From the genome of Prevotella herbatica, one region includes:
- a CDS encoding sigma-70 family RNA polymerase sigma factor, with translation MHKKEQFEELFRNNYKQMLRLSILIVKDEEDSKDIVSDIFTSIWDGTINPYVDKPQNYLLMCVRNRCIDLLNHKRIKERVCRLLTLESSLPSIAINNDTPDMQRLREMVDTLLTPRDRQVLIMKYERKMKYREISDELNISQVAVYKHLSQALKTLKANFK, from the coding sequence ATGCATAAGAAAGAACAATTTGAAGAGCTTTTCAGAAATAACTATAAGCAAATGTTGAGACTATCAATCCTTATAGTTAAGGATGAAGAAGACTCTAAAGACATTGTGAGTGACATATTCACAAGCATTTGGGATGGAACGATCAATCCCTATGTAGATAAGCCGCAAAACTATCTTCTGATGTGCGTACGCAATCGCTGTATCGACCTGCTTAATCACAAGCGTATCAAAGAGCGTGTGTGCCGTTTGCTCACCCTTGAATCTTCACTGCCATCCATTGCCATTAATAATGACACACCAGATATGCAGAGACTCAGAGAAATGGTAGATACCCTTTTAACGCCCAGAGACAGGCAAGTACTTATTATGAAGTATGAGCGTAAGATGAAGTACAGAGAGATATCCGACGAACTTAACATAAGTCAGGTGGCTGTATATAAGCATCTTTCACAAGCTCTTAAAACTTTAAAAGCCAATTTCAAATAA
- a CDS encoding DUF4974 domain-containing protein, with protein sequence MDTNEKIERLLDMTEHPEHYSEEEMQEILADKETREYYDLIIKTDNAYTKSPDVDVDKALQEFETKHSHHFSLSKIAAILIGILLVSGITYAAIVINRSSSDKQSVRKTQTGRVITDKPTKSIDTETTDTDTTTTQKGQSFDNVELQTILDDISSYYKLKVVYNSDKSKHLRLHFYWDKTKDAETIVESLNHFENVNITLTDSKIDVK encoded by the coding sequence ATGGATACAAATGAAAAAATAGAGCGGTTGCTTGATATGACAGAGCACCCCGAGCATTATTCTGAAGAGGAGATGCAGGAAATCCTTGCAGACAAAGAAACCCGTGAGTATTATGATCTCATTATAAAGACAGACAATGCCTATACTAAGAGCCCTGATGTAGATGTAGACAAAGCCCTGCAAGAGTTTGAGACAAAGCATAGCCACCATTTCTCATTGAGCAAGATAGCAGCCATATTGATTGGTATACTATTGGTGTCGGGCATAACCTATGCGGCAATAGTCATTAATCGGAGTTCCTCTGATAAACAATCTGTCAGGAAAACACAGACGGGCAGAGTGATTACAGACAAACCTACCAAGAGCATTGATACAGAAACCACAGATACGGATACTACAACCACACAAAAAGGACAGTCGTTTGATAACGTAGAATTACAAACCATACTGGATGATATATCCTCATATTATAAACTAAAGGTAGTTTATAATTCAGACAAATCAAAACATCTGCGTCTACACTTTTATTGGGATAAGACCAAGGATGCAGAAACCATCGTAGAGTCATTGAACCATTTTGAGAATGTGAACATTACATTGACAGACAGTAAAATAGATGTAAAATGA
- a CDS encoding outer membrane beta-barrel family protein: MKRYILFLIASFVALSVSAQKITHDFRDVSMSKALKIIEANTSKYKINFIYNELEDFTVTTSIDKKTVPDAVRDVIGFYPIRMTVDGDNIFVECVQKENTKLIGEVVDKRGQPIVYANISLLSARDSTFINGGVSNLAGKFVIPCSAKHALVKVSCIGYMTKYVEWTSGEECDVKMVENSKVLGEVVVKGHRNFIKSTNAGLSISMDNNPLSKLSSAVDAIRQMPMIDGSENDISVLGKGTPEIYINQRKVRNISEVSQLSPQNIKSVDIITNPGAQYSADVKSVIVIHTKRLDSGLAGVVKLSGSQSEVSSGSTDADMSWINKNGLGFYASTNLSDDGFKQNRIYTEKFNENKDETITHGAYKKRSESLRFTVGTSYDFKDNSLGIRYEFSRTPKSKFTSANNIWTNADAGPDSIYSSSNDNSRSLRHYVNAYSLFKFGTKKNYELTADMDYLYGNSNSGSETEEQGLSYQQNINTENNSTYHLTATKANLKAVWNCITMNVGGQYSYTKNIQSFAGSTSDAKNFFEPARDKEKQHLSAGYASLNYKYNKYWNVDAGLRFENADFNYEQNGIIIPTQSKTYNDWLSSLGLNYSNNGLAMGITYNTNISRPSYSMLNNNYFYISHTSWETGNPLLKSSKDHNIDLRFSYNHTYVTASYTRRKRYISTTYTYLESQNVNVRQEINLPDYDRFQIVGSQSFDIGRWHPTLQGLVQFQNLKYGSPEKRYDSVLGKLEINNRFDLPWNFYAYLSGMWLTKGNDATVYSNGGAMLYMMLNKSIGKWSFNILANDFVSSWRQKNLVETNGIYYLDNRKGASCFVRLSVTYSFNHKNTFKGKGASKEELNRL; the protein is encoded by the coding sequence ATGAAAAGATATATATTATTCCTGATTGCATCTTTCGTTGCTCTCTCAGTCAGTGCGCAGAAAATCACACATGATTTCAGAGACGTCTCCATGTCTAAGGCCCTCAAGATTATAGAGGCGAATACCAGTAAGTACAAAATCAACTTTATCTATAACGAACTTGAAGACTTTACCGTTACTACCAGCATTGACAAGAAGACTGTGCCCGATGCCGTAAGAGACGTGATAGGCTTTTATCCCATAAGGATGACGGTTGATGGAGATAACATCTTTGTAGAGTGTGTACAGAAAGAAAACACGAAACTAATAGGTGAGGTTGTCGACAAGAGAGGGCAGCCCATAGTTTACGCCAATATATCTTTGCTGTCTGCCAGAGACTCAACTTTCATCAATGGTGGAGTAAGCAATCTGGCAGGCAAGTTTGTCATTCCATGCAGTGCAAAGCATGCCCTGGTCAAGGTGTCATGCATAGGATATATGACCAAGTATGTAGAATGGACATCTGGAGAAGAGTGTGATGTGAAAATGGTTGAGAACAGCAAGGTTCTTGGTGAAGTTGTGGTGAAGGGACATCGTAATTTCATTAAGTCGACAAATGCGGGACTCTCTATATCAATGGACAACAATCCTCTATCCAAACTCAGTTCCGCTGTTGACGCTATCAGACAAATGCCAATGATAGACGGTTCTGAAAACGATATATCTGTTTTAGGAAAAGGTACTCCAGAAATCTATATCAACCAACGTAAAGTGAGGAATATAAGTGAAGTATCTCAGCTATCACCTCAAAACATTAAAAGCGTTGACATCATTACGAATCCTGGTGCACAATATAGTGCTGACGTAAAATCAGTGATTGTAATTCATACAAAGCGGCTTGACTCTGGACTTGCGGGTGTGGTGAAATTATCAGGAAGCCAATCTGAAGTTTCGTCTGGATCTACTGATGCTGACATGTCATGGATAAATAAAAATGGTTTGGGATTCTATGCTAGTACGAATTTGTCAGACGACGGTTTCAAACAGAATAGAATATATACAGAGAAGTTTAATGAGAATAAAGATGAGACAATTACTCACGGTGCATACAAGAAGCGATCAGAAAGTCTTAGATTTACAGTTGGAACAAGTTATGATTTTAAGGATAACTCACTCGGCATAAGGTATGAATTCAGCAGAACTCCCAAAAGTAAATTTACATCAGCCAATAACATATGGACTAACGCAGATGCCGGACCAGACAGTATTTATTCCTCAAGTAACGACAACAGTCGCAGTTTACGCCATTATGTAAATGCCTACTCTCTGTTCAAGTTCGGTACCAAAAAGAACTATGAGCTTACCGCAGACATGGACTATCTTTATGGAAATTCAAATTCTGGATCTGAAACTGAGGAACAAGGGCTGTCTTATCAACAAAACATCAATACAGAGAACAATAGTACGTATCATCTGACTGCAACAAAGGCGAATTTGAAGGCTGTTTGGAATTGTATAACAATGAATGTCGGAGGACAGTATTCATACACTAAAAACATTCAGAGCTTTGCAGGTAGCACCTCAGACGCAAAGAATTTCTTTGAACCAGCACGAGATAAAGAAAAGCAACATCTCTCAGCTGGCTATGCTTCATTAAACTATAAATACAACAAGTATTGGAACGTTGATGCTGGGCTTAGATTTGAAAATGCAGATTTTAATTATGAACAGAATGGCATCATTATTCCTACTCAATCAAAAACTTATAACGACTGGCTATCCTCTTTGGGACTCAATTACAGTAATAATGGTTTAGCAATGGGAATAACATACAATACCAACATCAGCCGTCCAAGTTACAGTATGCTGAATAATAATTACTTCTATATATCCCATACTTCATGGGAAACAGGTAACCCACTTCTAAAGTCATCAAAAGATCATAACATTGACTTGCGCTTTTCTTACAACCACACATATGTTACGGCCTCGTATACACGTAGAAAAAGATATATCAGCACGACATACACATACCTTGAAAGTCAGAATGTGAATGTACGACAAGAAATAAATCTTCCTGATTATGATAGATTTCAAATAGTGGGATCCCAGAGCTTTGACATTGGCAGATGGCATCCGACATTGCAGGGATTAGTACAGTTTCAGAATCTGAAATACGGTAGTCCGGAGAAACGCTATGACAGCGTGTTGGGAAAGCTGGAAATAAACAACCGTTTTGATCTGCCCTGGAATTTTTATGCGTATCTGTCAGGAATGTGGCTAACAAAAGGTAATGATGCTACAGTTTACAGTAATGGTGGAGCCATGCTTTATATGATGCTAAACAAGAGCATAGGCAAATGGTCATTCAATATTCTAGCAAATGACTTCGTTTCGTCATGGAGACAGAAAAATCTTGTGGAAACCAATGGCATTTATTATCTTGACAATAGGAAAGGAGCTTCATGTTTCGTTCGCCTGAGTGTTACGTATTCGTTTAACCACAAGAACACATTCAAAGGCAAGGGTGCTTCTAAAGAAGAGCTTAACCGGCTGTAG
- a CDS encoding YceI family protein: MKKYILLAVIMLSALAANAQTTWTNDPQHSRLGFVVKHLMISEIDGRFSDFNATVITSKADYSDAKITLEAKVASINTDVTPRDNHLKSADFFDAEKYPTLTFKSTKLVKLNAKKGYIYGNLTFHGITKPIRLNAIFFGKIINPMNKQTTAGFQVTGVVKRSDYDLGPKFPEAMISNDVRIVANIEFSPNK; the protein is encoded by the coding sequence ATGAAAAAATACATACTTCTAGCTGTAATCATGCTTTCAGCATTAGCAGCAAATGCACAGACAACATGGACAAATGATCCACAACATTCAAGACTAGGATTTGTCGTTAAACATCTTATGATTTCCGAAATAGACGGGCGATTCTCGGATTTCAATGCAACAGTTATTACATCAAAGGCTGACTACAGTGATGCAAAAATTACTTTGGAGGCTAAGGTAGCAAGTATCAATACGGATGTCACGCCTCGTGACAATCATTTGAAGTCTGCTGATTTCTTTGATGCAGAGAAATATCCTACACTAACTTTTAAAAGTACCAAACTGGTAAAGTTGAATGCTAAAAAAGGCTATATATATGGTAACCTAACTTTCCATGGTATAACCAAACCAATCAGACTGAATGCGATATTCTTCGGAAAAATAATCAATCCGATGAACAAGCAAACTACTGCTGGTTTTCAGGTAACAGGAGTTGTAAAACGCTCAGATTATGATCTTGGTCCGAAATTTCCGGAGGCAATGATCAGTAATGATGTGAGAATCGTCGCAAATATAGAATTCAGTCCCAATAAATAA
- a CDS encoding transporter produces MSIIKFIKQWTLLFAICAGTIIYLLFSRISFLVPIGDVVGPRLVSLMPFVIFTMLYVTFCKIKLDEFRPRTWHFCLQGIRTLLSASVVLLISWTTSPETKMILEGVFICVICPTAAAAPVITEKLGGSIASMTVYMIIANCFTSIIIPLFFPMVEKSADITFLFAFLMVLKRVLLVLVLPLLLALFTRRFLPKIITWLKSKSNIAFYLWSFNLSIVMGLTVRMITRSQLMGTTMALLIILPLIISLLLFGIGKLVGGFWGESIAGGQALGQKNTVIGIWLMLSFLNPTAVIAPCAYVIWQNLINSVQLWYKGKYGYLKW; encoded by the coding sequence ATGAGTATAATAAAATTTATCAAACAATGGACATTGCTTTTTGCTATATGTGCGGGAACAATAATTTATCTTCTTTTTTCACGTATATCGTTTCTTGTACCAATAGGCGATGTTGTTGGTCCTCGTTTGGTAAGTTTGATGCCTTTTGTTATTTTTACGATGCTTTATGTCACCTTCTGTAAGATCAAGCTTGATGAATTTCGACCTCGTACTTGGCATTTCTGTTTACAAGGTATTCGTACATTACTTTCAGCAAGTGTAGTTTTACTTATTTCTTGGACAACATCGCCTGAAACTAAAATGATCTTAGAAGGAGTCTTTATCTGTGTTATTTGTCCTACTGCCGCTGCCGCCCCTGTTATCACGGAAAAACTTGGTGGAAGTATAGCTTCTATGACTGTATATATGATTATAGCGAACTGCTTTACCTCTATCATTATTCCTCTTTTCTTTCCAATGGTAGAGAAATCAGCGGATATTACTTTCCTCTTCGCTTTTCTGATGGTACTTAAACGTGTCCTTTTAGTTTTGGTATTGCCTTTATTACTGGCGTTATTTACGAGAAGGTTCTTACCGAAGATTATAACCTGGCTTAAGTCAAAATCTAATATAGCTTTTTATTTGTGGTCCTTCAACCTTTCTATTGTTATGGGGTTGACAGTGAGAATGATTACCCGTTCACAGCTTATGGGTACAACAATGGCTTTATTGATTATTTTACCGTTGATTATTTCCTTATTGCTTTTTGGTATTGGTAAATTGGTTGGTGGTTTCTGGGGAGAGAGTATTGCTGGCGGTCAGGCGTTGGGGCAAAAAAATACTGTTATAGGAATATGGCTAATGCTTTCCTTTCTTAACCCAACAGCAGTTATTGCGCCGTGTGCTTATGTTATCTGGCAAAATTTAATTAATTCAGTACAGTTGTGGTACAAAGGAAAATATGGTTATTTGAAATGGTAA
- a CDS encoding MFS transporter: MIKLEENKGIPRYLILMMAILAGVSVANLYYNQPLLELIRMDFSVTEVQANLISVITQIGYATGLFLIIPMGDLYSRRVIILISMLSAALASAIIGFAPSLILVWIASYFLGVCSVIPQLFIPIAGQFSSPENKARNMGYVLSGLLIGILTARVVSGYVGNWLGWRAMFFIASAVMIISCLISVRVMPDMKSNFQGNYRSLMRSILKIIAAHPNIRLNSVRAAFGFGSMLAVWSCLAFHLGQAPFYAGSNMVGMLGLCGILGAVAASGIGKYIPQYGIGKFSITGAIIQITGWVIAFFFGNSYSGLAISIVIIDVGLQCQQLSNQSGCIQEIPQASNRVNTIFMTTYFIGGSLGTFLAGWGWKLAEWTGVCAMGAGMAVISLVISLTSLHKE; the protein is encoded by the coding sequence ATGATAAAGCTAGAAGAAAATAAAGGCATTCCTCGGTATCTAATCTTAATGATGGCTATATTGGCAGGCGTGTCAGTAGCCAATTTGTATTATAATCAACCGCTGTTGGAACTTATTCGAATGGATTTTTCTGTTACAGAAGTTCAGGCTAACTTAATTTCAGTGATTACCCAAATTGGTTATGCAACCGGATTATTTCTGATTATTCCTATGGGTGATTTATATTCCCGACGCGTGATTATTCTCATCAGTATGCTGTCTGCAGCACTTGCTTCGGCAATCATTGGTTTTGCTCCAAGTCTGATTCTGGTATGGATAGCCTCCTATTTCCTTGGTGTTTGCTCTGTGATTCCTCAGTTATTCATTCCGATAGCAGGGCAGTTCTCTAGCCCCGAAAATAAGGCTCGGAATATGGGCTATGTACTTTCTGGACTGTTGATAGGAATTCTGACTGCAAGAGTTGTGAGTGGATATGTGGGTAACTGGTTAGGGTGGAGAGCTATGTTTTTTATTGCTTCGGCAGTAATGATCATCAGTTGTTTGATTTCTGTTCGGGTAATGCCAGATATGAAATCCAACTTTCAAGGGAATTATCGTTCTTTAATGCGTTCTATACTGAAGATAATTGCAGCTCATCCAAATATCCGACTAAATTCCGTCAGAGCAGCTTTTGGATTTGGCTCTATGCTGGCGGTTTGGTCTTGTTTGGCTTTTCATTTAGGTCAAGCACCTTTTTATGCCGGAAGTAATATGGTAGGAATGTTGGGACTATGTGGCATCTTAGGTGCTGTTGCTGCTTCTGGAATTGGTAAATATATTCCTCAATATGGTATCGGTAAATTCTCCATCACAGGTGCTATAATACAGATAACAGGTTGGGTTATCGCATTTTTCTTTGGTAATAGTTATTCTGGATTGGCTATATCTATTGTCATTATTGATGTTGGCTTACAGTGTCAACAACTTAGTAATCAAAGTGGATGTATTCAGGAAATACCTCAAGCCAGTAACAGAGTGAATACAATCTTTATGACCACCTATTTCATTGGTGGCAGTTTGGGAACTTTCCTGGCTGGTTGGGGATGGAAGTTGGCAGAATGGACGGGTGTTTGCGCTATGGGAGCGGGAATGGCTGTTATATCCTTAGTTATTTCTTTGACAAGCCTTCACAAAGAATAA
- a CDS encoding glycoside hydrolase family 2 protein yields the protein MRTRSYFAIMLFIALCPSVKAQRINLAGEWRCSLLSDKDGKQIENNSITTKDIILPGTTDTNHLGYQPSSKEETTHLTRLFEYRGKAKYEHNVVIPKTWKNSRPTLFLERTKPTQVYLDNVYIGSSNDISTPQRYILPIKKSGLHHITIIVDNTSGVPQQIYGNSHAYAEDTQTNWNGIIGQIYIEAENAKEETTNTCNGEIKDCFKDFHAGQHHFYANGHVIFLRGKHDACVWPITGHVAMDKPSWAKYMGKLAQYGINHIRFHSWCPPEAAFAVADSIGMYLQPELPFWGDFNASDTTLMTFLHKEGVNILREYSHHPSFVMLGLGNELWGSIEKMKEFTNDFRKIAPHILYTFGSNYYLGYQGIKTGMDYFTTCRIGGEGWGKYNTHTRGSFSYADAYEGGMINHFYPNSSLNFDEACDKATVPVISHETGQFQTYPDFNEIKKYTGVLYPYNMEVFRKRLENAGMLDQAEDFHKASGIWSALLYKADIEMDLRTKNMAGFQLLDIQDYPGQGSAYVGIMDAFMDNKGIVSKEQWRQWCSPVVPLLISDKYCFSNSEHLKAKIKVANYSGYHFNDTEVYCQIKQGNKTKFFIVLGGFIKEGLDSIGNIDIDLSRFKEPTCLTMELGFLDDTGMTQKGIGYNTYQIWVYPNENQTEQLKKGLIITHKMTDEIGQKLLRGAKVLFMPDSTEFVKYQVGGLFMTDYWNYHMFKTICENNKKTVSPGTLGILTNPQHPIFNYFPTEMHTNWQWFPIIKESHPAILDNMGKQYRPIVQVIDNIERNHKLGLIFEFQIGKGKLLICMSDLDKTLEYPEGKAFYESVLRYMHSDKFCPNTHLSDINTLKTMLQQKLENKNMDKLNNISQY from the coding sequence ATGAGAACTAGAAGTTATTTTGCAATTATGCTTTTCATTGCTTTGTGCCCTTCTGTAAAAGCACAAAGAATAAACTTAGCAGGCGAATGGAGATGCAGTTTGCTTTCTGATAAAGACGGAAAGCAGATTGAGAATAATAGTATAACAACGAAGGATATTATACTTCCAGGAACAACAGACACAAACCATTTAGGTTACCAACCATCTTCAAAGGAAGAGACTACTCACCTGACAAGATTGTTTGAATATCGTGGAAAAGCAAAATACGAACACAATGTTGTGATTCCAAAAACATGGAAGAACTCACGACCAACATTATTCCTTGAACGTACAAAACCTACACAGGTGTATTTGGACAACGTGTATATTGGTTCAAGCAATGACATATCAACACCTCAGAGATACATACTCCCGATAAAGAAATCAGGACTACACCACATTACGATAATTGTGGACAACACAAGTGGTGTGCCGCAACAGATTTACGGAAACAGTCATGCTTATGCAGAAGATACACAAACTAACTGGAACGGAATTATTGGACAGATATATATCGAAGCAGAAAACGCAAAAGAGGAAACAACAAATACATGTAACGGAGAGATTAAAGACTGTTTTAAGGATTTCCATGCAGGCCAACATCATTTCTACGCCAACGGTCACGTGATTTTTTTACGTGGGAAGCACGATGCATGCGTCTGGCCTATAACTGGGCACGTAGCGATGGATAAGCCGTCATGGGCAAAATATATGGGCAAATTGGCACAATATGGCATCAATCATATAAGGTTTCATTCATGGTGTCCTCCTGAAGCTGCATTTGCTGTTGCCGACTCGATAGGAATGTATCTGCAGCCCGAACTACCTTTTTGGGGCGATTTCAACGCTTCAGATACAACTTTAATGACTTTTCTACATAAAGAAGGCGTGAATATTCTGAGAGAATACTCTCATCATCCTTCTTTCGTGATGCTGGGTTTAGGAAACGAGTTATGGGGAAGCATTGAAAAAATGAAAGAGTTCACCAATGACTTCAGAAAAATAGCTCCACACATTCTTTATACATTTGGCAGCAATTACTATCTGGGGTATCAAGGAATAAAAACTGGAATGGACTATTTCACCACCTGCAGAATAGGCGGTGAAGGTTGGGGAAAATACAACACTCATACACGTGGCTCGTTTTCGTATGCCGATGCTTACGAAGGCGGAATGATAAACCATTTTTATCCGAATTCATCGTTAAACTTTGACGAAGCTTGCGACAAGGCTACCGTTCCTGTGATCAGTCACGAGACTGGACAGTTTCAGACTTATCCCGACTTCAACGAAATTAAGAAGTATACAGGGGTGTTATATCCATATAATATGGAAGTATTCCGCAAAAGGCTTGAAAATGCGGGAATGCTTGATCAAGCTGAAGACTTTCATAAAGCTAGCGGTATCTGGAGCGCATTACTGTATAAAGCTGATATAGAAATGGACCTGCGTACGAAGAATATGGCTGGATTTCAGTTGCTCGACATTCAGGATTATCCTGGTCAAGGAAGCGCATACGTCGGTATTATGGATGCTTTTATGGACAACAAAGGAATAGTTTCAAAAGAACAGTGGAGACAATGGTGCAGTCCAGTTGTACCGCTTCTTATATCAGACAAATATTGTTTCAGCAACAGTGAACATCTGAAAGCAAAGATAAAAGTAGCGAATTATTCAGGCTATCATTTCAACGACACAGAAGTTTATTGCCAGATCAAACAAGGTAACAAAACTAAATTTTTCATCGTATTGGGTGGATTTATAAAAGAGGGATTGGATTCTATTGGAAATATAGACATCGATCTTTCACGATTTAAAGAGCCTACATGCCTGACGATGGAACTGGGATTTCTTGATGATACGGGCATGACACAAAAAGGCATAGGATATAATACTTACCAAATATGGGTGTATCCTAATGAGAACCAAACTGAGCAATTGAAGAAAGGCCTCATCATTACACATAAGATGACCGATGAAATTGGGCAAAAATTATTAAGGGGAGCTAAAGTTTTATTTATGCCTGATTCTACAGAATTTGTGAAATATCAGGTAGGTGGACTTTTCATGACTGATTACTGGAACTACCATATGTTTAAAACTATATGCGAGAACAACAAGAAGACAGTCTCTCCAGGCACACTTGGAATACTAACCAACCCACAACATCCTATATTTAATTATTTCCCAACTGAAATGCACACAAACTGGCAATGGTTCCCTATTATCAAAGAGTCTCATCCAGCAATACTGGACAATATGGGGAAGCAATACAGACCAATCGTACAAGTGATAGACAATATAGAACGAAACCACAAACTAGGACTGATATTTGAATTTCAGATTGGCAAAGGCAAACTTCTTATCTGTATGAGTGATTTGGATAAGACACTAGAATATCCTGAAGGCAAAGCATTTTATGAGAGTGTACTGCGCTACATGCATTCAGACAAGTTCTGTCCCAACACGCATCTTTCAGATATAAATACCTTAAAGACTATGTTGCAGCAGAAACTGGAAAATAAGAATATGGATAAACTTAATAATATATCACAGTATTGA
- a CDS encoding NAD(P)-dependent oxidoreductase, whose amino-acid sequence MKNVVLIGATGFVGTVLLNELLSRGHKVTAISRNASKVTIKNENLNVVEIDSTDPAQLAKVAEGKDAIVSAYNPGWANPHIYEDTLKYYPKILEGAKKSGVPRLLIVGGAGTLFVKPGLRLMDTGSLPEAWLPGVKSLGEFYLNTLMNENDIDWVFLSPAANLGNLKPGVRTGKFRVGKDDLLVDEKGDSFISVEDYAVAMIDELETPKHHKERFTVAY is encoded by the coding sequence ATGAAGAATGTAGTTTTAATCGGTGCAACAGGTTTCGTAGGAACAGTACTCTTAAATGAATTGTTAAGTCGTGGACATAAGGTAACTGCTATTTCGCGTAATGCTAGCAAAGTAACTATAAAGAATGAGAACCTGAATGTAGTGGAGATAGATTCCACTGATCCTGCACAATTGGCAAAGGTAGCAGAAGGCAAGGACGCGATAGTTTCTGCTTATAATCCTGGCTGGGCAAATCCTCATATCTATGAAGATACCTTAAAGTATTATCCAAAGATTCTAGAGGGCGCAAAGAAATCAGGTGTACCTCGTTTGTTAATCGTTGGTGGTGCAGGTACCTTGTTTGTAAAACCAGGTCTTCGCCTCATGGATACAGGCTCTTTGCCAGAGGCTTGGCTTCCTGGTGTGAAATCTCTTGGTGAGTTCTATCTCAACACTTTGATGAATGAGAATGATATCGATTGGGTATTCCTGTCTCCAGCAGCAAATCTCGGTAATCTTAAACCAGGTGTTCGCACGGGTAAGTTTAGGGTAGGTAAGGATGACCTTTTGGTAGACGAGAAAGGCGATAGCTTCATCTCTGTTGAAGATTACGCTGTTGCAATGATTGACGAACTAGAAACCCCGAAGCATCACAAAGAACGTTTCACCGTTGCTTACTAA
- a CDS encoding winged helix-turn-helix transcriptional regulator, which yields MQKKEKIVNPEYLTCPIRNVLAKFGDKWSLLVLYHLYVAENGVMRFNELRRNMTDCSQKMLSQTLKNLESNNLVNRKLYPEVPPRVEYSLTDIGKSLMPSLDGLIKWAKENFNNVVTA from the coding sequence ATGCAAAAGAAAGAGAAAATAGTGAATCCTGAATATCTAACGTGTCCAATACGTAACGTTTTAGCCAAATTCGGTGATAAATGGTCTTTGCTCGTGCTATATCATTTATATGTAGCAGAAAATGGAGTAATGCGCTTCAATGAACTTCGTAGAAACATGACAGACTGTTCACAAAAAATGCTCTCGCAGACATTGAAAAATCTGGAGAGCAATAATCTTGTAAATCGCAAACTATACCCTGAAGTTCCTCCTCGTGTGGAATACTCACTTACCGATATCGGTAAAAGCCTCATGCCAAGTCTTGATGGACTCATAAAATGGGCTAAAGAAAACTTCAATAATGTGGTGACAGCTTAA